From Acidipropionibacterium acidipropionici, one genomic window encodes:
- a CDS encoding YceI family protein, whose product MTSLAELNGNYTLDPTHTRLGFVTRHAMVSKVRGSFTELEGTASGDGADPSSAKVSVTVKTDSFTTGVADRDGHIKSGDFLEVDKYPEITFVSTGAAIKGEDLELTGDLTIKGVTKSITIPFEFNGEAKDPFGNTRIGFEGKTKISRKDFGITWNAALETGGVLVSDEVTLELEVEGVKQA is encoded by the coding sequence ATGACTTCTCTCGCTGAGCTCAACGGCAACTACACCCTCGACCCCACCCACACCCGCCTCGGCTTCGTGACCCGTCACGCCATGGTGAGCAAGGTGCGCGGCTCCTTCACCGAGCTCGAGGGCACCGCCTCGGGCGACGGCGCCGATCCGTCGTCGGCCAAGGTGTCCGTCACCGTGAAGACCGACTCCTTCACCACCGGCGTCGCCGACCGCGACGGCCACATCAAGTCGGGCGACTTCCTGGAGGTCGACAAGTACCCGGAGATCACCTTCGTCTCCACCGGCGCCGCCATCAAGGGCGAGGACCTGGAACTCACCGGAGACCTCACCATCAAGGGCGTCACCAAGTCGATCACCATCCCCTTCGAGTTCAACGGCGAGGCCAAGGATCCCTTCGGCAACACCCGCATCGGCTTCGAGGGCAAGACCAAGATCTCCCGCAAGGACTTCGGCATCACCTGGAATGCCGCCCTGGAGACCGGCGGCGTGCTGGTCAGCGACGAGGTGACCCTCGAGCTCGAGGTCGAGGGCGTCAAGCAGGCCTGA
- a CDS encoding MarR family winged helix-turn-helix transcriptional regulator: MAEDTPWLDDHQQRVWRLWLDVTNGLPALLNKQLARDTDLSLQDFEVLVSLSEAPDQSMRVVAMADVMHWERSRLSHQLTRMEKRGLVRRESCCTDGRGQLVRLSDAGWDAVVAAAPGHADTVRRVIFGGLNMDHLDELEKILNHIRETMNEERQEL; encoded by the coding sequence ATGGCTGAGGACACTCCATGGCTCGACGACCACCAGCAGCGCGTGTGGCGGCTCTGGCTCGACGTCACCAACGGGCTGCCCGCCCTGCTCAACAAGCAGCTCGCCCGCGACACCGACCTCTCCCTCCAGGACTTCGAGGTGCTCGTGAGCCTGTCCGAGGCGCCCGACCAGTCGATGCGCGTGGTCGCCATGGCCGACGTGATGCACTGGGAGCGTTCCCGGCTGTCCCACCAGCTCACCCGGATGGAGAAGCGCGGCCTGGTGCGCCGCGAGTCCTGTTGCACCGACGGCCGCGGCCAGCTGGTCCGGCTCTCCGACGCGGGGTGGGACGCCGTGGTCGCCGCCGCTCCCGGGCATGCCGACACCGTGCGTCGGGTGATCTTCGGCGGCCTCAACATGGATCACCTCGACGAGCTGGAGAAGATCCTCAACCACATCCGCGAGACCATGAACGAGGAGCGCCAGGAGCTGTGA
- a CDS encoding amino acid permease: MKGRHLVMMSLGSAIGTGLFLGSGKGIAAAGPSVLVAYVVAGLVVIAIMRMLGEMVAAHPDSGAFSVYTARAMGPAAGFAMGWVWWVELAVVVAAEGTAAAQIFLAVWPIAPDWLLTLIFMVALTAINLFGVDKFGEFEFWFALIKVAAVVAFLVIGVLLLCGVFPAPAPGLSNFLHHGGFMPNGWGGVATGLLIVIFAFGGIEIVAVAAAETENPRKHVGKAINTIIWRILVFYMGSVAIMVFALPWDDPKLASSPFVAVLDLAKIPGADAVLTLIIVLAVLSSLNANLYGDSRMLGSLAERGLAPKAMTGKNRRNVPVAAVLSSVAFGYVCVVLTYIWGAKVLDVLLNVVGSVIIVTYLFTIASQIILRRRAEKTGEELPFRMWGYPYLSWLTLAVLIGIIGLGMTDAGVRGQILATFGLTVVLFVIGIVRTRRLGQDPFKPVVTPGDRLVDADPAAEPAGTD, translated from the coding sequence ATGAAGGGCCGTCATCTGGTCATGATGAGCCTCGGCAGTGCGATCGGCACGGGCCTGTTCCTGGGATCGGGCAAGGGCATCGCCGCCGCCGGCCCCTCGGTGCTGGTGGCCTATGTGGTCGCCGGGCTGGTCGTCATCGCCATCATGCGGATGCTCGGCGAGATGGTCGCGGCCCACCCCGACTCCGGGGCCTTCTCGGTCTACACCGCCAGGGCCATGGGCCCTGCCGCCGGCTTCGCGATGGGCTGGGTCTGGTGGGTCGAGCTGGCCGTCGTCGTGGCCGCCGAGGGCACCGCCGCCGCCCAGATCTTCCTGGCCGTCTGGCCGATCGCCCCGGACTGGCTCCTCACCCTCATCTTCATGGTGGCGCTCACCGCCATCAACCTCTTCGGGGTCGACAAGTTCGGCGAGTTCGAATTCTGGTTCGCCCTCATCAAGGTGGCCGCCGTGGTCGCCTTCCTGGTGATCGGCGTCCTGCTGCTGTGCGGGGTCTTCCCGGCCCCGGCGCCTGGCCTGTCGAACTTCCTGCACCACGGCGGATTCATGCCCAACGGCTGGGGCGGGGTGGCCACCGGCCTGCTCATCGTCATCTTCGCCTTCGGCGGCATCGAGATCGTCGCCGTGGCCGCCGCCGAGACCGAGAACCCCCGCAAGCACGTCGGCAAGGCCATCAACACCATCATCTGGCGGATCCTGGTGTTCTACATGGGTTCGGTGGCCATCATGGTCTTCGCCCTGCCCTGGGACGATCCGAAGCTCGCCAGCTCCCCCTTCGTCGCCGTCCTGGATCTGGCGAAGATCCCCGGGGCCGACGCCGTCCTCACCCTCATCATCGTGCTGGCGGTGCTCAGCTCCCTCAACGCCAACCTCTACGGCGACTCCCGGATGCTCGGCTCCCTGGCCGAGCGCGGCCTGGCGCCGAAGGCCATGACCGGCAAGAACCGCCGTAATGTGCCGGTCGCCGCGGTGCTGTCCAGCGTCGCCTTCGGCTACGTGTGCGTGGTCCTCACCTACATCTGGGGGGCCAAGGTGCTCGACGTCCTGCTCAACGTGGTGGGATCGGTGATCATCGTCACCTACCTGTTCACCATCGCCTCCCAGATCATCCTGCGCCGCCGGGCCGAGAAGACCGGCGAGGAGCTGCCGTTCAGGATGTGGGGGTACCCCTACCTGTCCTGGCTCACCCTGGCCGTCCTGATCGGGATCATCGGGCTGGGCATGACCGACGCCGGGGTCCGCGGCCAGATCCTGGCCACCTTCGGGCTGACTGTGGTGCTCTTCGTCATCGGTATCGTCCGCACCCGCCGGCTCGGGCAGGACCCGTTCAAGCCCGTCGTCACCCCCGGGGACCGTCTTGTCGACGCCGATCCGGCCGCCGAGCCCGCCGGGACCGACTGA
- a CDS encoding chloride channel protein → MSHAVPGAPEPHTPASAGTGTTGTGRSGDRAPQEWKNLLRRFRSALVPRRPKAFRDSLNRWLLMGVVIGVVSGLGAILFYFCLHTGTRWLLGYLGGYTPPSTAGEGDGTAGSGFTRPWAIPLVVTGGALVSGLLVYFVAPAAKGHGTDNAIRAAHHDPTSLRGKVAAVKIVASSILIGSGGSGGREGPTAQISATVISSLCRRLRIKTPDARIAVIAATASGIGAIFRAPLGGALLGAELLYKDDLEADAMMPSLISSIVAYVVFGSVYGFDPIFGTLSGEVFNQPLQIIWFVVIGLAAGAMGRLYCVTFYRGCDFFDRLPLPGWLTPAIGGLCVGLLGLAIPAALGTGYGSIAQQMIPETLTAMPMLMVLAIPFAKIAATTLSIGSGGSGGVFGPGMVIGGATGAAVWRLLEGLPGIPASPTSFIVVGMIACFGAAAHAPVGMMLMVGEMTGNLSLLAPGMIAVAVASRVVGPVSIYRSQLTDRLEGRKVHSQVPAHTQ, encoded by the coding sequence ATGAGCCACGCTGTACCCGGCGCCCCCGAACCACACACACCCGCCTCCGCCGGGACCGGCACCACCGGCACCGGACGATCCGGCGACCGCGCCCCACAAGAGTGGAAGAACCTGCTGCGCCGGTTCCGTTCGGCCCTGGTCCCCCGACGCCCCAAGGCCTTCCGGGACTCCCTCAACCGCTGGCTGCTGATGGGCGTGGTGATCGGCGTCGTCTCCGGCCTCGGCGCGATCCTGTTCTACTTCTGCCTGCACACCGGTACCCGCTGGCTGCTGGGGTATCTGGGCGGCTACACCCCGCCGAGCACCGCCGGGGAGGGCGACGGCACGGCCGGATCCGGGTTCACCCGGCCCTGGGCGATACCGCTGGTGGTGACCGGAGGGGCGCTGGTCTCCGGCCTGCTGGTGTACTTCGTGGCCCCGGCCGCCAAGGGCCACGGCACCGACAACGCGATCCGCGCCGCCCATCACGACCCGACGTCGTTGCGCGGGAAGGTGGCCGCGGTCAAGATCGTCGCCTCCTCGATCCTCATCGGCTCGGGCGGCTCGGGAGGCCGCGAGGGCCCCACCGCCCAGATCAGCGCCACCGTCATCTCCAGCCTGTGCCGCCGACTGCGGATCAAGACCCCCGATGCGCGGATCGCCGTGATCGCCGCCACCGCCTCGGGCATCGGCGCCATCTTCCGGGCGCCCCTGGGCGGGGCGCTGCTGGGCGCCGAACTGCTGTACAAGGACGATCTGGAGGCCGATGCGATGATGCCCTCGCTGATCTCCTCGATCGTGGCCTATGTGGTCTTCGGGTCGGTGTACGGCTTCGATCCGATCTTCGGCACGCTGAGCGGTGAGGTGTTCAACCAGCCGCTGCAGATCATCTGGTTCGTGGTCATCGGCCTGGCGGCCGGGGCGATGGGCAGGCTCTACTGCGTCACCTTCTACCGGGGCTGCGATTTCTTCGACCGGCTGCCTCTGCCCGGCTGGCTGACGCCGGCGATCGGCGGGCTGTGCGTGGGCCTGCTCGGGCTGGCCATTCCGGCGGCCCTGGGCACCGGCTACGGCTCGATCGCCCAGCAGATGATTCCCGAGACGCTCACGGCGATGCCGATGCTCATGGTGCTGGCGATCCCCTTCGCGAAGATCGCCGCCACCACCCTGTCCATCGGCTCGGGCGGATCGGGCGGGGTCTTCGGGCCCGGCATGGTGATCGGAGGAGCCACCGGGGCTGCCGTGTGGCGTCTGCTGGAGGGGCTGCCCGGGATCCCGGCCTCGCCGACGTCCTTCATCGTGGTGGGGATGATCGCCTGCTTCGGGGCGGCCGCCCACGCCCCGGTCGGCATGATGCTCATGGTCGGTGAGATGACCGGGAACCTGTCCCTGCTGGCCCCGGGGATGATCGCGGTGGCGGTGGCCTCCCGGGTGGTTGGGCCGGTGTCGATCTACCGGTCCCAGCTCACCGACCGCCTCGAGGGGCGGAAGGTCCACTCACAGGTCCCCGCCCACACGCAGTAG
- a CDS encoding MarR family winged helix-turn-helix transcriptional regulator: MQSIDNPGTPRAAETGDLADEAVEATRVLVDIAARSLLGVGDDITLPQYRVLVLVDGGETMRGVDLSRALGIHASTSSRLVNRLVVKGLMDRTPDAQDRRSNSLAITAAGHRLVSRVNYRRRREMRGLLEHLGADEISAVLDGLRLFNAAAVASGHGTPAPPEKSDDRGRR; the protein is encoded by the coding sequence ATGCAATCTATTGACAACCCGGGGACGCCCCGCGCGGCGGAGACGGGCGACCTCGCTGATGAGGCGGTGGAGGCCACGCGAGTGCTGGTGGACATCGCCGCACGATCGCTGCTCGGTGTCGGGGACGACATCACGCTGCCCCAGTACCGCGTCCTGGTGCTGGTGGACGGCGGCGAGACGATGCGCGGCGTCGACCTGTCGCGCGCACTCGGCATCCACGCATCCACCAGCAGTCGCCTGGTCAACAGACTCGTCGTCAAGGGACTGATGGATCGCACGCCCGACGCGCAGGACCGCAGATCCAACTCCTTGGCGATCACCGCTGCGGGGCATCGACTGGTGTCGAGGGTCAACTACCGGAGGCGGCGCGAGATGCGAGGCCTGCTCGAGCACCTGGGTGCCGATGAGATCTCGGCGGTCCTGGACGGGCTGCGGCTGTTCAACGCCGCGGCCGTCGCCTCGGGGCACGGTACCCCGGCGCCACCAGAGAAGTCCGACGACAGGGGCCGGCGATGA
- a CDS encoding 2-hydroxyacid dehydrogenase: MARIIVTAPQMPDALDLLRDHDVMGGDHFMTREELEEAIVDADAVLSSLSDPLDADMLARAPKLKVIGQCAAGFNNVDIEAAGKQGIVVTTTPGVLHEATADLAFGLMLMATRRLGEAERLVRAGTPWRYDHTFMLGAGLQGATLGIIGLGQIGEAMARRGAAFGMDVVYTARHDHDTSAVDATNPATATTRRVDLDELLRISDVVSLHCPLTPETTHIIDSAALEKMKPTAFVINTARGACIDENALVAALRAGKIAGAGLDVYEHEPSITPGLLEMENVVLLPHIGSAARPTRGVMSALSVRNILAVLDGKPAETPVN, from the coding sequence ATGGCCAGGATCATCGTCACAGCCCCCCAGATGCCCGACGCACTCGACCTCCTCCGCGACCACGACGTCATGGGGGGAGACCACTTCATGACCCGCGAGGAACTCGAGGAGGCCATCGTCGACGCCGACGCCGTCCTCAGCTCCCTGTCGGATCCTCTCGACGCCGACATGCTCGCCCGAGCCCCGAAGCTCAAGGTGATCGGCCAGTGCGCCGCCGGGTTCAACAACGTCGACATCGAGGCCGCCGGCAAGCAGGGGATCGTCGTCACCACCACCCCCGGGGTGCTCCACGAGGCCACCGCCGATCTGGCCTTCGGGCTCATGCTGATGGCCACCCGCCGCCTCGGAGAGGCCGAGCGGCTGGTGCGCGCCGGCACCCCCTGGCGATACGACCACACCTTCATGCTGGGGGCCGGGCTCCAGGGAGCCACCCTGGGCATCATCGGCCTGGGGCAGATCGGCGAGGCGATGGCCCGCCGCGGCGCGGCCTTCGGGATGGACGTCGTCTACACCGCCCGCCACGACCACGACACCTCCGCCGTCGACGCCACCAATCCGGCCACCGCCACCACCCGCCGGGTCGATCTCGACGAGCTGCTGAGGATCTCCGACGTCGTCTCCCTGCACTGCCCGCTGACCCCCGAGACCACCCACATCATCGACTCGGCGGCGCTGGAGAAGATGAAGCCGACCGCCTTCGTCATCAACACCGCGCGCGGCGCCTGCATCGACGAGAACGCCCTGGTGGCGGCTCTGCGGGCCGGGAAGATCGCCGGGGCCGGGCTCGACGTCTACGAGCACGAGCCCTCGATCACCCCGGGGCTCCTCGAGATGGAGAACGTCGTCCTGCTGCCGCACATCGGCTCGGCCGCACGCCCGACCCGTGGGGTGATGAGCGCCCTGTCGGTCCGCAACATTCTCGCGGTGCTGGACGGGAAGCCCGCCGAGACCCCGGTGAATTGA
- the glpA gene encoding anaerobic glycerol-3-phosphate dehydrogenase subunit GlpA translates to MRTMDADVVVVGGGATGAGVVRDVAMRGYSAVLLDKADLAQGTTGRYHGLLHSGGRYVVSDQGSATECAEENAIVTRIHGEAVERTGGLFVVTPDDPMEFSDQWTEGATKSKVPWEEISVAEALRREPRLNPGIKRAFAVQDGTVDGWQMVWGAVHSAIDHGAKVLTYTPVTEIIREGDQVTAVVAHDLRKDEDIRISTRFVINTAGPWAGRIADLVGCHDVDVVPGRGIMIAMNHRLVNTVVNRCIYPADGDILVPVHTVSIIGTTDVKADDPQKLPIPRNEVQQMFDSGEALIPGFRDSRAVHAWAGARPLFKDKRVAATDTRHMSRGMSILDHGTRDGVKGIVSIIGGKLTTYRLMAKNVTDVMCEQLGDDRPCTTDKEAVPGASEGKNYLITHRLGVNEKARSSHMEPKAKAPVKKNAIDDQVICECELMSRKMLTDLLAEQPDATFDDLRRQLRLGMGPCQGGFCSMRATGVALEEGNIDVERATGLLRLFLKNRWIGLWPILFGEQVRQTALDDWIFQGTFDVEHLPVPESEVEL, encoded by the coding sequence ATGAGGACCATGGACGCAGACGTTGTCGTGGTCGGTGGCGGTGCCACCGGCGCGGGCGTCGTGCGGGACGTCGCGATGCGCGGGTACTCCGCCGTCCTGCTGGACAAGGCCGATCTGGCCCAGGGCACCACGGGCCGCTACCACGGCCTGCTCCACTCCGGCGGGCGGTACGTCGTCTCCGACCAGGGCTCGGCCACCGAGTGCGCCGAGGAGAACGCCATCGTCACCCGGATCCACGGCGAGGCCGTGGAGAGGACCGGCGGCCTGTTCGTCGTCACCCCCGACGACCCGATGGAGTTCTCCGACCAGTGGACCGAGGGGGCCACGAAGTCGAAGGTGCCGTGGGAGGAGATCAGCGTCGCCGAGGCGCTGCGCCGCGAACCCCGTCTCAACCCCGGGATCAAGCGGGCCTTCGCTGTTCAGGATGGCACCGTCGACGGCTGGCAGATGGTCTGGGGCGCCGTGCACTCCGCCATCGACCACGGCGCGAAGGTGCTCACCTACACCCCGGTCACCGAGATCATCCGCGAGGGCGATCAGGTCACCGCGGTCGTCGCCCACGACCTGCGCAAGGATGAGGACATCAGGATCTCGACCCGCTTCGTCATCAACACCGCCGGCCCCTGGGCCGGACGGATCGCCGATCTGGTCGGCTGTCATGACGTCGACGTCGTGCCCGGCCGCGGCATCATGATCGCGATGAACCACCGCCTGGTGAACACCGTCGTCAACCGCTGCATCTACCCCGCCGACGGCGACATCCTGGTGCCCGTGCACACCGTGTCGATCATCGGCACCACCGACGTCAAGGCCGACGATCCGCAGAAGCTGCCGATCCCGCGCAATGAGGTCCAGCAGATGTTCGACTCCGGCGAGGCGCTCATCCCCGGCTTCCGCGACTCCCGCGCCGTCCACGCCTGGGCCGGCGCCCGGCCGCTGTTCAAGGACAAGAGGGTCGCCGCCACCGACACCCGCCACATGTCCCGCGGCATGAGCATCCTCGACCACGGCACCCGCGACGGCGTCAAGGGCATCGTCTCGATCATCGGTGGCAAGCTCACCACCTACCGCCTGATGGCCAAGAACGTCACCGACGTGATGTGCGAGCAGCTCGGCGACGACCGCCCCTGCACCACCGACAAGGAGGCCGTGCCCGGGGCGAGCGAGGGCAAGAACTACCTCATCACCCACCGTCTCGGCGTCAACGAGAAGGCCCGTTCCTCCCACATGGAGCCCAAGGCCAAGGCTCCGGTGAAGAAGAACGCGATCGACGACCAGGTCATCTGCGAGTGCGAGCTCATGAGCCGCAAGATGCTCACCGACCTGCTCGCCGAGCAGCCCGACGCCACCTTCGACGACCTGCGCCGCCAGCTGCGTCTGGGCATGGGCCCCTGCCAGGGCGGCTTCTGCTCGATGCGCGCCACCGGCGTCGCCCTTGAGGAGGGCAACATCGACGTCGAACGGGCCACCGGCCTGCTGCGCCTGTTCCTCAAGAACCGCTGGATCGGCCTGTGGCCCATCCTCTTCGGTGAGCAGGTGCGCCAGACCGCACTCGACGACTGGATCTTCCAGGGCACCTTCGACGTCGAGCATCTTCCCGTTCCCGAGAGCGAGGTCGAACTGTGA
- the glpB gene encoding glycerol-3-phosphate dehydrogenase subunit GlpB, with amino-acid sequence MTTTAVSTTAARIGAQPHVVVIGAGIAGLTAALRLRRAGARVTQVTKGLGGIQLSQGTIDILGYTPDRVSRPLDAIDDYAAAHPAHPYAKIGSDAVRQGVAFLRDVAGEEFLVGDGEENVNLPTAVGAVRPTALIPPSMTAGVLHDGLKVVIIGTAQLKDFHPMLVAQNLERTVLPDGGRVQARAVMTDFEPRPNEFDASGLTFARALDDPKTRRAFAEGLKGFVNEGEAVGLPAVLGLDDHQAAIAEISSIIGAPVFEISSLPPCVPGMRLNEKLVTTVKTERVEFILGSKVIGRTAADGKITSVTVGVAGHKREIACDAVILAAGGFESGALRLDSHGTVHDTVLDLPVKLPEGIDADTLTHEDYWGKPQPLFEVGVDVDSSMKVIKDGVPVFDNVYAAGGVLAGATRWQDKTGEGIALGSAVKAADAVLAGLPVAAPAAQTAERN; translated from the coding sequence GTGACCACCACTGCCGTTTCCACCACCGCCGCCCGTATCGGCGCCCAGCCGCACGTCGTCGTGATCGGCGCCGGCATCGCCGGGCTCACCGCAGCCCTGAGGCTTCGCCGAGCCGGTGCCCGCGTCACCCAGGTGACCAAGGGCCTGGGCGGCATCCAGCTCTCCCAGGGCACCATCGACATCCTCGGCTACACCCCCGACCGCGTCTCCCGCCCGCTGGACGCCATCGACGACTACGCGGCGGCCCACCCCGCCCATCCCTACGCGAAGATCGGGTCGGACGCCGTCCGCCAGGGCGTCGCCTTCCTGCGTGACGTCGCCGGGGAGGAGTTCCTCGTCGGCGACGGCGAGGAGAACGTCAACCTGCCGACCGCCGTCGGCGCCGTGCGGCCCACTGCCCTCATCCCGCCGTCGATGACCGCCGGAGTGCTCCACGACGGGCTGAAGGTCGTCATCATCGGGACCGCCCAGCTCAAGGACTTCCACCCGATGCTGGTGGCCCAGAACCTCGAGCGCACCGTGCTGCCCGACGGCGGCAGGGTGCAGGCCCGCGCGGTGATGACCGATTTCGAGCCCCGCCCCAACGAGTTCGACGCCTCCGGGCTCACCTTCGCCCGGGCCCTGGACGACCCGAAGACCCGTCGCGCCTTCGCCGAGGGCCTCAAGGGATTCGTCAACGAGGGGGAGGCCGTCGGCCTGCCCGCCGTCCTGGGGCTGGACGACCACCAGGCCGCCATCGCCGAGATCTCCTCGATCATCGGCGCCCCGGTCTTCGAGATCTCCTCCCTGCCGCCCTGCGTGCCGGGCATGCGCCTCAACGAGAAGCTCGTCACCACCGTCAAGACCGAGCGCGTCGAGTTCATCCTCGGCTCCAAGGTCATCGGGCGTACCGCCGCCGACGGGAAGATCACCTCGGTGACCGTCGGGGTCGCCGGCCACAAGCGCGAGATCGCCTGCGACGCCGTCATCCTGGCCGCCGGTGGATTCGAGTCCGGGGCGCTGCGCCTGGACTCCCACGGGACGGTGCACGACACGGTGCTCGACCTGCCGGTGAAGCTGCCCGAGGGCATCGACGCCGACACCCTCACCCATGAGGACTACTGGGGCAAGCCCCAGCCGCTCTTCGAGGTCGGCGTCGACGTCGACTCGTCCATGAAGGTCATCAAGGACGGCGTGCCCGTCTTCGACAACGTCTACGCCGCCGGCGGAGTGCTCGCCGGCGCCACCCGCTGGCAGGACAAGACCGGCGAGGGGATCGCGCTGGGATCGGCCGTCAAGGCCGCCGACGCCGTCCTCGCCGGGCTCCCCGTCGCCGCACCGGCTGCCCAGACCGCGGAAAGGAACTGA
- a CDS encoding anaerobic glycerol-3-phosphate dehydrogenase subunit C encodes MGVIEETFAGHEVSRASLDNCVKCTICETVCPVAKANPLFTGPKYNGPQAERFRDGASVDHSLEWCDFCGICTLNCPQGVKIAELNEQAAAKMKAQNGVPLRDRIIPETNMEGMLLSPIAPVANWALGIRPLRVAIEKVIKIHRDAPMPTAHTETLAKWLKHRKKADVKATKGPVVFFQGCAGGYFETETSKKSIEVLEHLGYEVFVPKQSCCGLAKQSNGLFKGATNDILNLCDNLLKFDNELPVVSSSGSCIGMVKHEAHEIMGVDDPRLENVSVRSRDFCEFIMEEYRAGRIDPSEFREIDLTVPYHQPCQVKSQGMGFPAIDMMELIPGVKVVESNEPCCGIAGTYGLKAERYDTAQKIGKGVFEHMQNYNEGVGVCDTETCRWQIAKSSGVKIVHPVWLMHHALGLSDNLLK; translated from the coding sequence ATGGGAGTCATTGAGGAGACCTTCGCGGGGCATGAGGTGTCCCGCGCCTCCCTGGACAACTGCGTCAAGTGCACCATCTGCGAGACGGTGTGCCCGGTCGCCAAGGCCAACCCGCTGTTCACCGGGCCGAAGTACAACGGCCCGCAGGCCGAGCGGTTCCGCGACGGGGCGTCGGTCGACCACTCGCTGGAGTGGTGCGACTTCTGCGGCATCTGCACGCTGAACTGTCCCCAGGGCGTCAAGATCGCCGAGCTCAACGAGCAGGCCGCGGCCAAGATGAAGGCCCAGAACGGGGTGCCCCTGAGGGACCGGATCATCCCCGAGACCAACATGGAGGGCATGCTCCTGTCGCCCATCGCCCCGGTGGCGAACTGGGCGCTGGGAATCCGGCCGCTGCGCGTGGCGATCGAGAAGGTCATCAAGATCCACCGCGACGCCCCGATGCCCACCGCGCACACCGAGACCCTGGCGAAGTGGCTCAAGCACCGCAAGAAGGCCGACGTCAAGGCCACCAAGGGCCCGGTCGTGTTCTTCCAGGGCTGCGCCGGCGGCTACTTCGAGACCGAGACCTCCAAGAAGAGTATCGAGGTGCTGGAGCACCTGGGCTACGAGGTCTTCGTCCCCAAGCAGTCCTGCTGCGGTCTGGCCAAGCAGTCCAACGGGCTGTTCAAGGGCGCCACGAATGACATCCTCAACCTGTGCGACAACCTGCTGAAGTTCGACAACGAGCTTCCCGTGGTGTCGTCGTCGGGCTCGTGCATCGGCATGGTCAAGCACGAGGCCCACGAGATCATGGGCGTCGACGATCCGCGTCTGGAGAACGTCTCGGTGCGCTCCCGAGACTTCTGCGAGTTCATCATGGAGGAGTACCGGGCCGGGCGCATCGACCCCTCGGAGTTCCGCGAGATCGACCTCACGGTGCCGTACCACCAGCCCTGCCAGGTCAAGAGCCAGGGCATGGGATTCCCCGCCATCGACATGATGGAGCTGATTCCCGGCGTCAAGGTCGTGGAGTCCAACGAGCCCTGCTGCGGCATCGCCGGCACCTACGGCCTGAAGGCCGAGCGCTACGACACCGCTCAGAAGATCGGCAAGGGCGTCTTCGAGCACATGCAGAACTACAACGAGGGCGTGGGGGTCTGCGACACCGAGACCTGCCGCTGGCAGATCGCGAAGTCGTCGGGCGTCAAGATCGTCCACCCGGTGTGGCTGATGCACCATGCGCTGGGGCTGTCGGACAATCTGCTTAAGTGA
- a CDS encoding sensor histidine kinase, which translates to MPSRSRPPSSGSASTPLPWLIGLALRNTQLNERRRLATRAEAQRREIAAELHDNVTHDLSAIVTQATAAQNALNRGDADVDPAKILADIASRGSRTATYLHNLMTLMRVAETSSAPASFSRELQDGAERLATAGFELEIYTDHDVDTLPSAISDALGKITREALNNMEQYGDPAEPAEATVSAGEHRIAVAFRNATSQDDPAGGRPEGLGIVGMRERAEAIGGTLETRLSDGYWSVTVSIPITRVGDQIS; encoded by the coding sequence TTGCCGAGCAGATCCAGGCCACCATCGTCTGGATCGGCTTCTACGCCCCTCCCCTGGCTCATCGGCCTGGCTCTGCGCAACACCCAGCTCAATGAGAGACGACGTCTGGCCACCCGTGCCGAGGCCCAGCGCCGCGAGATCGCCGCGGAGCTCCACGACAACGTCACCCACGACCTGTCGGCCATCGTCACCCAGGCCACCGCCGCCCAGAACGCCCTCAACCGGGGAGACGCCGACGTCGACCCCGCGAAGATTCTCGCCGACATCGCGTCCAGGGGCAGCCGGACCGCCACCTACCTGCACAATCTCATGACCCTGATGCGAGTCGCCGAGACGTCGTCAGCCCCGGCCTCTTTCTCCCGCGAACTGCAGGACGGGGCGGAGCGCCTGGCCACAGCCGGTTTCGAGCTGGAGATCTACACCGATCACGACGTCGACACCCTCCCCTCGGCCATCTCGGACGCGCTGGGCAAGATCACCCGCGAGGCCCTCAACAATATGGAGCAGTACGGGGACCCGGCCGAACCCGCGGAGGCGACGGTGTCCGCCGGGGAGCACCGGATCGCGGTGGCCTTCCGCAATGCGACCTCCCAGGACGACCCCGCAGGCGGTCGTCCCGAGGGGCTGGGGATCGTCGGGATGCGGGAACGCGCCGAGGCCATCGGCGGCACCCTGGAGACCCGCCTGTCGGACGGCTACTGGTCGGTGACGGTATCGATCCCGATCACCAGGGTCGGCGACCAGATCTCCTGA